The [Clostridium] scindens ATCC 35704 nucleotide sequence AGCATTGTAGTATCGGTAATCACTTATAAAAAAAGTAAAGCATCCAGAAGCGCCGAATAGGAGGAATTTATTATGACAAAACAGAATCTGTTCCGCACCACCGATGAACTTGCTCCACTATGCAGTTCCATGTGCAAAAAACTCTGGGAAAATCCGGAATGCGGGGGATATGAAAAAGAATCTGCCGATTATCTGAGAGGCATTCTAAGGGATGAGGGCTTCATAATCGTAAATGAAGAAAAACTAAAGCACGCATTCTATGCAGAATATGGAAGCGGCAAGCCTGTCATTGCCATACTTGGCGAATACGACGCTCTGCCAGGCCTTTCCCAAAAAGTTGTCGCCCACAAAGAGCCTGCTGCAAAAGGCAAAGCCGGCCAGGCCTGCGGGCATAATCTGCTTGGCAGTGGTTCTGCCACGGCAGCAATCGCTTTGAAGCGTTATCTGGAAGAAGAAGAAGTCTCCGGTACGATCCGTTTCTATGGCTGTCCCGAAGAGGAATTATTAAGTGGAAAAGTCAAGATGGCCTACTTTCATATGTTTCATGGCTGTGACCTGGCAATCAGCTGGCATCCCATGTGCGCAACTGTCGTTTATGACGAGGGGTATCTTGCCAACGCATCCGTCAAATTCCACTTCAAAGGAAAGACTTCCCATGCTGCCTTTGCTCCGGAACGCGGGCGAAGCGCGCTGGATGCGGTCGAACTGATGAATGTAGCCAGCAACTATCTAAGGGAGCATATCATTGACAAGGCGCGGATCCACTACACTACTGACAGCGGCGGGCTTCCTCCCAATGTGGTTCCGGATCATGCCAGTTCCTGGTATTTTGCAAGAGCTCCTTACATGAGCCAGGTAAGGGATATCCTTCGACGATTGGAACTGAATGCACGGGGCGCAGCCATGATGACAGAAACGGAAGTGACTGTGGAGAAGGGCATTGGCTGCTATGAGATGAGGTGCAATCATGCTTTTGCAGACCTTACCCACAAAAATATGGAAGAAGTTGGCGCATTGGAATATACGGAAGAAGAAAAGGAATTTGCCGGAAAACTGCAGGAAACTGTTGATGAAGCCACCCTAAGTTCAGAGCAGAAGCTATACGGCGAGCGCGAGGAGGCATTAGCCTCCGGGATCTACCCGAGAGACTTCTGGAAGCAGGCCACGCTTAACGGCTCCTCCGACAGCGGCGATATTAGCCAGATAATGCCGATGAATATGTTTACTACTCCTTGCTGGCCCATCGGATGCGCCCCGCATACTTGGCAGGCCGCGGCCAGCACAGGCAGTTCCATAGGAGCAAAGGGCGCTCTACATGCGGCAAAGATCATTGTCGGAATCGTCTATGATCTTCTTAATGATCCGGAAGCCACAGAAAAAATCATGCAGGAATTCAGGCAGTTGGAAGATAATGGCTATCAGCCCATGTTCGAAGAATAATCAAAAAATAACGGCCTCAGCCGCAAATCATACGGTCTCTTGACAGCCATCGGGCCGGATGATACACTTTAACCATGTAAAGTGGAACAGGATATGATGAATGGAATAAGGAGGAAGAACTATGGGAATCGCGATACAGGATCTGCTTGCACTTGAATTTTTTAAAGACTTTTACGTTGTCGCCGGTAAAAGAGGCTTGGGCAAAGAGATTCAAGGCGTTACCGTATTAGATGCTCCTGATTCCTTTTACTGGACAAAAGGCAAGGAACTGATTCTCTCTAATGGATATGTACTTTTGCAGGAACCTGAGTGTCTTCGAAAGGGGTTCCGGGATGGCGTGCTTCAGAAATGTTCTGGCATGATGCTTAAGCGCGAGCGCTATCTGGAAAAGATTCCGGATGATATCTGCCAGTTATTCGATCAATATAATATTCCTCTGATCAGTATGCCCTTTTATGTTCCATACATGGATATTATGAATCAGGTGAATACAGCGGTCATGAATCGTACGATCCGAAGGTTCAGAATCAACAGTAGCAGTTCATTCTCCTTATCCAACTTGACTTATAAAGAGCGGAAAATCAAAAGAATCCTTCAGATGGTAGAAGCAGAGATGCATTTCCCCGCGCTTCTTTATGATATCAATGAAAAAACCAGTTTCTACAGTTCCGCAAATTTTCGCAAGATTTCGGAAGGGTACGGTCTGCAGGATACGGACTACTGGGAGCCGTCCCAGACATTTACCAGGCACACATTGTGTGACTACATCCAGATGGCCCGCTATCGTCTGGTAAGACCATCCGAGGAATCGGATGCACGCGTCAGCTGGATATTGATTCCAATCTCTGTAAATAACATAGACCAGGCATACTTTGTT carries:
- a CDS encoding amidohydrolase; translation: MTKQNLFRTTDELAPLCSSMCKKLWENPECGGYEKESADYLRGILRDEGFIIVNEEKLKHAFYAEYGSGKPVIAILGEYDALPGLSQKVVAHKEPAAKGKAGQACGHNLLGSGSATAAIALKRYLEEEEVSGTIRFYGCPEEELLSGKVKMAYFHMFHGCDLAISWHPMCATVVYDEGYLANASVKFHFKGKTSHAAFAPERGRSALDAVELMNVASNYLREHIIDKARIHYTTDSGGLPPNVVPDHASSWYFARAPYMSQVRDILRRLELNARGAAMMTETEVTVEKGIGCYEMRCNHAFADLTHKNMEEVGALEYTEEEKEFAGKLQETVDEATLSSEQKLYGEREEALASGIYPRDFWKQATLNGSSDSGDISQIMPMNMFTTPCWPIGCAPHTWQAAASTGSSIGAKGALHAAKIIVGIVYDLLNDPEATEKIMQEFRQLEDNGYQPMFEE